One window from the genome of Anopheles merus strain MAF chromosome 3R, AmerM5.1, whole genome shotgun sequence encodes:
- the LOC121596001 gene encoding S-phase kinase-associated protein 1-like — protein sequence MPTIKLQSSDGEIFDTDVQIAKCSGTIKTMLEDLGMDEGDDEVVPLPNVNSAILRKVLQWATFHKDDPIPVEDDDSKEKRTDDISSWDADFLKVDQGTLFELILAANYLDIKGLLDVTCKTVANMIKGKTPEEIRKTFNIKNDFTPAEEEQVRKENEWCEEK from the coding sequence ATGCCTACCATCAAGCTGCAGTCTTCGGACGGGGAGATTTTCGACACGGACGTACAGATCGCCAAATGCTCCGGCACCATCAAAACGATGCTGGAGGATCTGGGCATGGACGAGGGGGACGATGAGGTCGTGCCGCTGCCGAACGTCAACTCGGCCATCCTGCGCAAGGTGCTACAGTGGGCCACCTTCCACAAGGATGATCCGATCCCGGTCGAGGACGACGACAGCAAGGAAAAGCGCACCGACGACATCAGCTCGTGGGATGCCGACTTCCTGAAGGTGGACCAGGGCACCCTGTTCGAGCTGATCCTGGCCGCAAACTATCTGGACATCAAGGGGCTGCTGGACGTGACCTGCAAAACGGTGGCTAACATGATCAAGGGCAAAACCCCGGAAGAGATTCGCAAAACGTTCAACATCAAGAACGACTTCACGCCGGCCGAGGAGGAGCAGGTCCGCAAGGAGAACGAGTGGTGTGAGGAGAAGTAG
- the LOC121595501 gene encoding uncharacterized protein LOC121595501, translated as MGNGTKATQQRQPEEDRADLASTAEEEEREQLTAPSNLHYIQPSFISLISEKQWKPDGERQQDVPVYGRTTMATTILTQEAHTNGARMQLIMSILANLTVLSSGMGLGYSAITLHALTSEDNPMRMNSSQASWFASISSFACPLGGLVSGYLLDRIGRKKTLMLINVLSIVSWALIAVCSTTNFDLMYTQILVARVIIGIVIGLVSAPASIYSAEIATPKMRGRLTVLTSLSIAVGILLIYSMGYAVPDDFRLVAGLAAGICVLSLALLLFMPESPAWLMSKDREEEAERSLKKIRGYGAYSQRIPEVEKELMRMRDNVLAQRRAGQESFLRLLKQPQVYKPLGIIIGFFGFQQFSGIFVIVVYAAKVSSEASVSMDPFLCTVLIGITRVVATMLVAYILDTLGRKPPSIFSGVGMLVCMFGLALCSYFPPIESLHWIPTVLILTYIFTSTLGFLTMPFSMLAELFPQAVRGPASGVTVFFTYLMSFCTIKLYPSMVELLGSANVFLIYGAVSLLGVLYVIYVVPETKGKSLQEIEDYFRGMSHGSTPSQEVEEDEVSNLSSESVSEQLPNRRTDRRVVRNQRRKFFACCVPLSFSREATSHTHHTMSGKDTAEVQAALTEKQPQSPTKSPTHAVLTQLTRRAAIVQIVTAVVANITIISSGMGIGFPSIAMIELTNSTTSVVLTESDATWFASITSIMCPFGGLLSGYLLDKVGRKKTLYFINIISIVSWAIMSFASRTDSATLFIQLIVARIIIGIAIGLSSTPASVYAAEVAHPNLRGRLTLLTAFCTAIGMLSIYTLGYVFKNDWRFVCMICGIFTVVSLLTVIPLPESPSWLVSKKRMPKAERCLKVVRAIKEENHPEIRAELEALEDNIARFRSAQDGKKSKLDQLKKPEVYKPLAIMCTFFFFQQFTGIFVIIVYAASFSIEAGVAIDPFLSAVFVGLTRVVTTVLMSFISDKFGRRPPALFSGFGMATCMFGLAVCAIHPVKGTSLSWIPTVLLVAFIFTATLGFLTLPFSMNAEVYPTKIRGFASGLTIFFGYTMSFIILKIYPSMVETIGNSNVFILFGCLSMLGIAFVYFFLPETKGRTLEDIESHFRGKKQSSPDSKQEVEMKTMLKANEAA; from the exons ATGGGCAACGGGACGAAAGCCACCCAGCAACGGCAGCCGGAAGAGGATCGGGCCGATCTAGCGTCCActgcggaggaggaggaacgCGAGCAGCTGACAGCCCCCTCCAATCTGCACTACATTCAGCCGAGCTTCATTTCGCTCATAAGCGAAAAGCAATGGAAACCGGACGGGGAAAGGCAGCAGGACGTGCCGGTGTACGGAAGGACCACGATGGCCACGACGATACTGACGCAGGAAGCCCACACGAACGGGGCCCGCATGCAGCTGATCATGAGCATACTGGCGAACCTGACCGTACTGTCGTCCGGTATGGGGCTGGGATATTCGGCCATTACGCTGCACGCGCTTACCAGCGAGGACAATCCGATGCGTATGAACTCCAGCCAGGCATCATGGTTCG CATCCATCAGCTCGTTCGCGTGCCCCCTGGGCGGGCTCGTTTCCGGCTACCTGCTGGATCGCATCGGGCGCAAGAAGACGCTCATGCTTATCAACGTACTCTCGATCGTGTCCTGGGCGCTGATCGCCGTCTGCAGCACGACCAACTTTGATCTGATGTACACCCAGATCCTGGTCGCGCGTGTCATCATCG GCATTGTCATCGGTTTGGTAAGCGCACCGGCCTCGATCTACTCGGCCGAAATCGCGACCCCGAAGATGCGCGGTCGACTAACCGTGCTGACGTCGCTCAGCATTGCCGTCGGCATCCTGCTCATCTACTCGATGGGCTACGCCGTACCGGACGATTTCCGGCTGGTGGCCGGACTGGCGGCCGGCATCTGCGTACTGTCGCTCGCCCTGCTGCTCTTCATGCCCGAATCGCCCGCCTGGCTAATGTCGAAGGATCGCGAGGAGGAAGCGGAACGATCGCTCAAGAAGATCCGCGGCTACGGCGCGTACAGCCAGCGCATCCCCGAGGTGGAGAAGGAGCTGATGCGCATGCGCGACAACGTGCTCGCTCAGCGCCGTGCCGGGCAGGAAAGCTTCCTGCGCTTGCTGAAGCAACCGCAGGTGTACAAACCGCTCGGTATCATTATCGGCTTTTTCGGCTTCCAGCAGTTTTCCGGCATCTTCGTGATCGTGGTGTACGCGGCAAAGGTGTCCTCGGAAGCGAGCGTCTCGATGGACCCGTTCCTCTGCACGGTGCTGATCGGGATAACGCGCGTCGTCGCGACCATGCTGGTGGCGTACATCCTGGACACGCTCGGCCGCAAACCACCGTCCATCTTTTCCGGCGTCGGCATGCTGGTGTGCATGTTTGGGCTGGCACTGTGCAGCTACTTCCCACCGATCGAGTCGCTCCACTGGATCCCGACCGTGCTGATCCTGACGTACATCTTTACCAGCACACTCGGCTTTCTGACCATGCCGTTCTCCATGCTGGCGGAGCTGTTCCCGCAAGCGGTACGGGGGCCTGCCTCCGGTGTGACCGTGTTCTTCACCTACCTGATGTCGTTCTGCACGATCAAGCTGTACCCGTCGATGGTGGAGCTGCTTGGCAGTGCGAACGTGTTCCTCATCTACGGTGCCGTCTCGCTGCTCGGCGTCCTGTACGTCATCTACGTCGTGCCCGAGACGAAGGGCAAATCGTTGCAGGAGATTGAGGATTACTTCCGCGGCATGTCGCACGGTTCCACGCCCTCGcaggaggtggaggaggacgaggTGAGCAATCTGTCGTCGGAGAGCGTGT CCGAGCAGTTGCCAAATCGCCGAACTGACCGTCGCGTGGTTCGAAATCAGCGCAGAAAGTTTTTTGCGTGCTGTGtacctctctctttctctcgagAAGC gacatcacacacacaccacaccatgaGCGGCAAAGATACGGCCGAGGTGCAGGCCGCCCTGACCGAAAAGCAGCCGCAATCGCCCACGAAAAGCCCCACGCATGCCGTCCTGACGCAGCTGACGCGCCGGGCCGCCATCGTGCAGATCGTGACGGCCGTCGTCGCCAACATTACGATCATCTCGTCCGGCATGGGCATCGGCTTCCCGTCGATCGCCATGATCGAGCTGACGAACTCGACCACCTCGGTGGTGCTGACGGAATCGGACGCCACGTGGTTCG catccaTCACGTCGATTATGTGCCCGTTCGGGGGGCTGCTTTCCGGCTACCTGCTCGACAAGGTCGGGCGCAAAAAAACGCTCTACTTTATCAACATCATATCGATCGTTTCCTGGGCCATCATGTCGTTCGCGAGCCGCACCGATAGTGCGACCCTCTTTATCCAGCTAATCGTGGCCCGTATAATTATAG GCATTGCGATAGGCTTATCTAGCACTCCAGCATCGGTGTACGCGGCCGAGGTCGCCCATCCAAATCTTCGCGGACGACTCACGCTGCTGACCGCCTTCTGTACCGCGATCGGCATGCTTAGTATCTACACGCTCGGCTATGTGTTCAAG AATGATTGGCGGTTCGTGTGCATGATCTGTGGCATCTTTACCGTCGTGTCGCTGCTCACCGTTATACCGCTGCCCGAGTCCCCGAGCTGGCTGGTGAGCAAGAAGCGCATGCCGAAGGCGGAACGATGCCTCAAGGTGGTGCGCGCCATCAAGGAGGAGAATCATCCGGAGATACGGGCCGAGCTGGAGGCGCTCGAGGACAACATTGCCCGGTTCCGGTCGGCGCAGGATGGCAAAAAGTCGAAGCTCGATCAGCTGAAGAAGCCGGAAGTGTACAAACCGCTCGCCATCATGTGCACGTTCTTCTTTTTCCAGCAGTTTACCGGCATCTTCGTCATTATTGTGTACGCGGCCAGCTTCTCGATCGAGGCGGGCGTTGCGATCGACCCGTTCCTGAGTGCGGTGTTTGTGGGGCTGACGCGTGTCGTCACCACCGTGCTGATGTCGTTCATTTCGGACAAGTTCGGTCGCCGACCGCCGGCCCTGTTCTCCGGGTTCGGTATGGCGACATGTATGTTTGGGCTGGCGGTGTGTGCCATCCATCCGGTGAAGGGAACGTCGCTTAGCTGGATCCCGaccgtgctgctggtggcctTTATCTTCACTGCGACGCTTGGCTTCCTCACGCTACCCTTCTCGATGAATGCGGAAGTCTACCCGACCAAGATCCGTGGCTTCGCGTCCGGGTTGACGATCTTCTTCGGCTACACCATGTCATTTATCATCCTCAAGATCTACCCCTCGATGGTGGAAACGATCGGTAACTCGAACGTGTTCATCCTGTTCGGCTGCCTGTCCATGCTCGGTATTGCGTTCGTGTACTTCTTCCTGCCGGAAACGAAGGGCCGCACGCTGGAAGACATTGAAAGCCATTTCCGGGGCAAAAAGCAGTCGTCACCGGACAGCAAGCAGGAGGTGGAGATGAAAACGATGCTGAAAGCGAACGAAGCCGCCTAA
- the LOC121595920 gene encoding glucose-induced degradation protein 8-A homolog — MNPTKPKPEPPSVEEWNKRLQGYPPMKESLNQLIVNYFIGAGFKEAAEKFIQESNTTPTVNECSIDFRSRIIETIRQGNALEAMDLVDSFAPGLAESDRWMVFRLQQLQLIELIRAGSVEDALHYAQTVQWECPGRTQQVASEIERTMALLLTLPQTRGTDSFSSFSTLLEQQHRDQVARTVNEALLLWDNRELPSARMEHLFKLILWAQAELERKMVQFSKLKTMAEATFEVE; from the coding sequence ATGAATCCAACCAAACCGAAACCTGAGCCGCCATCGGTGGAAGAGTGGAACAAACGGCTTCAAGGATATCCACCGATGAAGGAATCTCTGAACCAACTAATTGTGAACTATTTCATCGGTGCGGGTTTCAAAGAGGCGGCTGAGAAATTCATCCAAGAATCCAACACCACACCAACGGTAAACGAGTGTTCGATAGACTTCCGCTCCCGGATAATCGAAACCATCCGACAGGGTAACGCACTGGAAGCGATGGATTTGGTGGACAGTTTCGCACCAGGATTGGCGGAAAGTGAccgttggatggtgttccgaCTGCAGCAACTGCAGCTGATCGAGCTGATACGAGCTGGTTCGGTCGAAGATGCGCTCCACTACGCACAAACGGTGCAATGGGAATGTCCAGGACGTACGCAGCAAGTGGCCAGTGAGATTGAGCGCACCATGGCACTGCTGTTGACGTTGCCACAGACTCGTGGCACGGACTCATTCAGTTCGTTTAGTACTTTactggagcagcagcatcgagATCAGGTCGCACGAACAGTCAACGAGGCACTACTGCTCTGGGATAATCGGGAATTGCCCTCCGCACGGATGGAGCATCTCTTCAAGCTGATACTGTGGGCACAGGCCGAACTGGAAAGGAAGATGGTTCAGTTCAGCAAGCTGAAAACTATGGCCGAAGCTACATTTGAGGTGGAATAA
- the LOC121597142 gene encoding facilitated trehalose transporter Tret1-like isoform X1 yields MSSYLHVRNVLVSLAPNGNWMVTHSEDAQTGEVSIQQTVIRSDSMDKARETPTSMPADPSANKAAEASASSGIAKLTKRAAITQIIAAVVANITIISSGMGIGFPSIAMMELTNSTTSVVLTESEASWFASITSIMCPFGGLLSGYLLDKVGRKRTLYCINIISVISWAIMSFASRTDASVLFVELIVARVIIGIAIGLSSTPASVYAAEVAHPRLRGRLTLLTAGCTGIGMLLVYSLGYMFKEDWRYVCTICGVFTGVSLITVIPLPESPSWLVGKRRPQDAERYLKVIRAIKEDNHPEIKAEIKSLEENVARFRSSETKKSSKLVQLKKPEVYKPLSIMCIFFLFQQFSGIFVIIVYAASFSVEAGVAIDPFLSAVLVGLTRVVTTVLMSFISDKFGRRPPALFSGFGMACCMFGLAACAVFPVADTQYNWIPTALLVAFIFTATLGFLTLPFSMNAEVYPTKIRGFASGLTIFFGYTMSFIILKSYPSMVSAIGNENVFLFFGLVALLGIVFVYFFLPETKGRTLQDIEDYFRGGCKEANASDADKQASKA; encoded by the exons GAGCGATAGTATGGATAAAGCACGCGAAACACCTACCAGCATGCCGGCCGATCCATCGGCAAACAAGGCGGCCGAAGCGTCGGCTTCCTCGGGCATTGCGAAGCTGACGAAGCGTGCCGCCATCACGCAGATTATAGCCGCGGTCGTCGCTAACATTACGATCATATCGTCCGGCATGGGCATCGGTTTTCCGTCGATCGCTATGATGGAGCTGACCAACTCTACCACGTCCGTGGTGCTGACCGAGTCGGAAGCGAGCTGGTTTG CATCCATCACCTCGATCATGTGTCCGTTCGGTGGGCTACTGTCCGGCTATCTGCTGGATAAGGTCGGCCGCAAGCGGACGCTCTACTGCATCAACATCATCTCGGTCATCTCGTGGGCCATCATGTCGTTCGCCAGCCGTACGGACGCATCGGTACTGTTTGTGGAGCTGATCGTTGCACGTGTCATCATCG GTATTGCTATCGGGCTTTCCAGCACGCCGGCCTCGGTGTATGCCGCCGAAGTTGCACACCCACGGCTGCGAGGCCGTCTGACGCTGCTCACGGCCGGCTGTACCGGCATTGGAATGCTGCTGGTGTACTCTTTAGGCTACATGTTCAAG GAGGACTGGCGCTACGTCTGTACGATCTGCGGCGTGTTTACTGGCGTGTCGCTGATCACCGTTATTCCCCTGCCGGAGTCACCGAGCTGGCTGGTGGGCAAGCGGCGACCCCAGGACGCAGAACGCTACCTGAAGGTGATACGCGCCATCAAGGAGGACAATCATCCGGAGATAAAGGCCGAGATCAAGTCGCTCGAAGAGAATGTGGCCCGGTTCCGGTCGTCCGAGACGAAAAAGTCCTCCAAGCTGGTGCAGCTGAAGAAGCCGGAAGTGTACAAACCGCTCTCGATCATGTGCATCTTCTTCCTGTTTCAACAATTCTCCGGCATCTTTGTCATTATCGTGTACGCGGCCAGCTTCTCCGTGGAGGCAGGGGTTGCGATCGATCCGTTCCTGAGCGCGGTGCTGGTAGGGCTGACGCGTGTCGTCACCACCGTGCTGATGTCGTTCATTTCGGACAAGTTTGGTCGCCGTCCGCCGGCCCTGTTCTCCGGGTTCGGCATGGCGTGCTGTATGTTTGGGCTGGCGGCGTGTGCCGTGTTCCCGGTGGCCGACACGCAGTACAACTGGATCCCGACCGCACTGCTGGTGGCGTTTATCTTTACCGCTACGCTTGGCTTCCTCACGCTACCCTTCTCGATGAACGCTGAAGTTTATCCGACCAAGATCCGTGGCTTCGCGTCCGGGCTGACGATCTTCTTCGGCTACACCATGTCGTTCATCATACTGAAGAGCTACCCGTCGATGGTCAGCGCGATCGGTAATGAGAATGTGTTCCTGTTCTTCGGACTGGTCGCCCTGCTGGGCATCGTGTTCGTGTACTTCTTCCTGCCCGAAACGAAAGGCCGAACGCTGCAGGACATTGAGGATTACTTCCGCGGTGGGTGCAAGGAGGCAAACGCGTCCGACGCAGACAAGCAGGCCTCGAAGGCGTAA
- the LOC121597142 gene encoding facilitated trehalose transporter Tret1-like isoform X2 codes for MDKARETPTSMPADPSANKAAEASASSGIAKLTKRAAITQIIAAVVANITIISSGMGIGFPSIAMMELTNSTTSVVLTESEASWFASITSIMCPFGGLLSGYLLDKVGRKRTLYCINIISVISWAIMSFASRTDASVLFVELIVARVIIGIAIGLSSTPASVYAAEVAHPRLRGRLTLLTAGCTGIGMLLVYSLGYMFKEDWRYVCTICGVFTGVSLITVIPLPESPSWLVGKRRPQDAERYLKVIRAIKEDNHPEIKAEIKSLEENVARFRSSETKKSSKLVQLKKPEVYKPLSIMCIFFLFQQFSGIFVIIVYAASFSVEAGVAIDPFLSAVLVGLTRVVTTVLMSFISDKFGRRPPALFSGFGMACCMFGLAACAVFPVADTQYNWIPTALLVAFIFTATLGFLTLPFSMNAEVYPTKIRGFASGLTIFFGYTMSFIILKSYPSMVSAIGNENVFLFFGLVALLGIVFVYFFLPETKGRTLQDIEDYFRGGCKEANASDADKQASKA; via the exons ATGGATAAAGCACGCGAAACACCTACCAGCATGCCGGCCGATCCATCGGCAAACAAGGCGGCCGAAGCGTCGGCTTCCTCGGGCATTGCGAAGCTGACGAAGCGTGCCGCCATCACGCAGATTATAGCCGCGGTCGTCGCTAACATTACGATCATATCGTCCGGCATGGGCATCGGTTTTCCGTCGATCGCTATGATGGAGCTGACCAACTCTACCACGTCCGTGGTGCTGACCGAGTCGGAAGCGAGCTGGTTTG CATCCATCACCTCGATCATGTGTCCGTTCGGTGGGCTACTGTCCGGCTATCTGCTGGATAAGGTCGGCCGCAAGCGGACGCTCTACTGCATCAACATCATCTCGGTCATCTCGTGGGCCATCATGTCGTTCGCCAGCCGTACGGACGCATCGGTACTGTTTGTGGAGCTGATCGTTGCACGTGTCATCATCG GTATTGCTATCGGGCTTTCCAGCACGCCGGCCTCGGTGTATGCCGCCGAAGTTGCACACCCACGGCTGCGAGGCCGTCTGACGCTGCTCACGGCCGGCTGTACCGGCATTGGAATGCTGCTGGTGTACTCTTTAGGCTACATGTTCAAG GAGGACTGGCGCTACGTCTGTACGATCTGCGGCGTGTTTACTGGCGTGTCGCTGATCACCGTTATTCCCCTGCCGGAGTCACCGAGCTGGCTGGTGGGCAAGCGGCGACCCCAGGACGCAGAACGCTACCTGAAGGTGATACGCGCCATCAAGGAGGACAATCATCCGGAGATAAAGGCCGAGATCAAGTCGCTCGAAGAGAATGTGGCCCGGTTCCGGTCGTCCGAGACGAAAAAGTCCTCCAAGCTGGTGCAGCTGAAGAAGCCGGAAGTGTACAAACCGCTCTCGATCATGTGCATCTTCTTCCTGTTTCAACAATTCTCCGGCATCTTTGTCATTATCGTGTACGCGGCCAGCTTCTCCGTGGAGGCAGGGGTTGCGATCGATCCGTTCCTGAGCGCGGTGCTGGTAGGGCTGACGCGTGTCGTCACCACCGTGCTGATGTCGTTCATTTCGGACAAGTTTGGTCGCCGTCCGCCGGCCCTGTTCTCCGGGTTCGGCATGGCGTGCTGTATGTTTGGGCTGGCGGCGTGTGCCGTGTTCCCGGTGGCCGACACGCAGTACAACTGGATCCCGACCGCACTGCTGGTGGCGTTTATCTTTACCGCTACGCTTGGCTTCCTCACGCTACCCTTCTCGATGAACGCTGAAGTTTATCCGACCAAGATCCGTGGCTTCGCGTCCGGGCTGACGATCTTCTTCGGCTACACCATGTCGTTCATCATACTGAAGAGCTACCCGTCGATGGTCAGCGCGATCGGTAATGAGAATGTGTTCCTGTTCTTCGGACTGGTCGCCCTGCTGGGCATCGTGTTCGTGTACTTCTTCCTGCCCGAAACGAAAGGCCGAACGCTGCAGGACATTGAGGATTACTTCCGCGGTGGGTGCAAGGAGGCAAACGCGTCCGACGCAGACAAGCAGGCCTCGAAGGCGTAA